One Onthophagus taurus isolate NC chromosome 11, IU_Otau_3.0, whole genome shotgun sequence genomic window carries:
- the LOC111423735 gene encoding ATP-dependent DNA helicase DDX11 codes for MSECERLVPPENFDFPFPPYKIQNDFMKNLYEILEAKNLGIFESPTGTGKSLSIICGAIKWLKDHNVREREDLSNQIAELEEKKKVLDNDEDWFNAQSKGIEINNKLRELQLKQSKILEYDEKINKLFVESKKKNFKNSLKKYSNNPNIDKKEIDDLNDYQFDEDDLLINDVNHDNSSSDEEENQSNQYHPTKIFICSRTHSQLTQFVGEIIKSPFGENVRVTSLGSRQNFCINPNVNRLKNLALINDKCLDMQKNEKKSNKKDNDGKVIKRTKTVNSAKCEFFKQTNVENLKDLSLTHVLDIEDLVVNGKELKACPYYACRKAADDAEIVLVPYNSILHKATREANGIKIKDSVIIIDEAHNLLEAMVQMYSAEISYLQLFYCEKQLKGYKNRYNTRFSYKNLLRINQILFVIKNLKGLFEKNESEIKSQIFTVESFVLKAEIDNYNMFQLVTFSKESRLPQKLRGFTIKHPETNEISETQPKKGIKQFLESLENKPTPINPSTNKPTSNKQPEPTKTTPPVPSNPLLAIISFMEALTYTYDDGRILLHTSKEKESGKLQFMVLNPTEHFKEIVRDARSVVVAGGTMKPIEEFRERLFKNSGAEENRIVEFCCDHIVNKENILPVILTKGNQNESLRFNFENRFSMGQVLKEILLKACKTIPGGIVVFFPSYKYESWVWNQLKQVSFERAVFREPQQSSKVESVLENYSKTIQKTKKALLFSVVGGKLSEGLNFSDDLGRCVIVVGMPYANIKAIDLKEKMNYLNEKEGNNAGQKYYESLCMKAVNQCIGRAVRHKNDYATVILVDERYDRNSTKDSLPNWIKRSLISCDFKDCFEKIEEFFEKRD; via the exons ATGAGTGAATGTGAGAGATTAGTTCCTCcggaaaattttgattttccatTTCCACcgtataaaatccaaaatgattttatgaaaaaccTTTATGAAATACTCGAAGCGAAGAATCTAGGTATTTTCGAAAGTCCAACTGGTACT GGGAAATCTCTGAGTATAATTTGTGGTGCTATAAAATGGTTAAAAGATCACAATGTTAGAGAACGTGAAGATTTAAGTAATCAAATTGCtgaattagaagaaaaaaagaaagttttggATAACGATGAAGATTGGTTTAATGCTCAATCTAAAGggattgaaataaataataaattgaggGAGTTGCAGTTAAAGCAAAGTAAAATATTGGAGtatgatgaaaaaattaataaattatttgttgaaagtaagaagaaaaattttaaaaattcgctcaaaaaatactcaaataatccaaatattgataaaaaagaaatagatgATTTAAATGATTATCAATTTGATGAggatgatttattaataaacgatgTTAATCATGATAATTCCTCTTCAGATGAAGAAGAAAACCAATCTAATCAGTATCACCCcacaaagatttttatttgtagTAGAACTCATTCTCAATTAACTCAATTTGTTGGTGAAATCATTAAATCACCATTTGGGGAAAATGTAAGAGTAACATCATTGGGTTCAcgacaaaatttttgtataaaccCCAAtgtaaatcgattaaaaaactTGGCTCttataaatgataaatgtCTAGACATGCAAAAAAACGAGAAAAAgtcaaacaaaaaagataatGATGGAAAGGTAATTAAACGAACAAAAACTGTAAATAGTGCAAAatgtgaattttttaaacaaacaaatgTGGAGAATTTAAAGGATTTATCTTTAACTCATGTGTTGGATATTGAAGATTTAGTGGTTAATGGAAAAGAATTGAAAGCTTGTCCTTATTACGCCTGTAGAAAAGCTGCAGATGATGCAGAAATTGTTTTAGTGCCTTATAACAGTATTTTACATAAAGCGACTCGAGAGGCTAatggaattaaaattaaagatagcgttattattattgatgagGCTCATAATTTATTAGAAGCAATGGTACAAATGTATAGCGCAGAAATTAGTTATTTGCAACTTTTTTATTgcgaaaaacaattaaaaggaTATAAAAATAGATATAATACAAGATTTTCCTACAAAAACTTACTAAggattaatcaaattttgtttgttataaaaaatttgaaggGGTTATTTG aaaaaaacgaATCTGAAATAAAATCTCAAATATTTACTGTggaaagttttgttttaaaagcgGAAATTGATAACTATAATATGTTTCAATTGGTTACTTTCTCCAAAGAATCAAGACTCCCACAAAAG CTACGCGGTTTTACAATTAAACACCCAGAAACCAACGAAATAAGCGAAACTCAACCCAAAAAAGGTATAAAACAATTCCTAGAGTCTTTAGAAAATAAACCAACCCCAATTAATCCATCTACAAACAAACCAACCTCAAATAAACAACCAGAACCCACTAAAACCACACCACCTGTTCCTTCAAACCCTTTATTAGCCATAATATCATTTATGGAGGCTTTAACTTACACTTACGACGATGGAAGAATTTTATTACACACTTCTAAAGAGAAAGAATCCGGAAAATTACAGTTTATGGTTTTAAATCCGAcggaacattttaaagaaatcgttCGAGATGCTCGATCT GTTGTTGTAGCTGGTGGAACTATGAAACCGATCGAAGAGTTTCGCGagagattgtttaaaaattcaggAGCGGAAGAAAATAGAATTGTTGAGTTTTGTTGCGAtcatattgttaataaagaaaatatccTCCCTGTTATTTTAACGAAAGGCAATCAGAATGAAAGTTTGAGGTTTAATTTTGAGAATAGATTTTCAATG GGgcaagttttaaaagaaattcttttaaaagctTGCAAAACCATCCCTGGCGGAATCGTCGTTTTCTTCCCATCTTACAAATACGAATCTTGGGTTTGGAACCAATTAAAACAAGTATCTTTCGAAAGAGCAGTATTCAGGGAGCCTCAACAATCCTCAAAAGTCGAATCAGTTTTGGAAAATTACTCaaaaacaattcaaaaaacgaaaaaagctCTTCTTTTTAGCGTCGTcg gagGAAAATTAAGTGAAGGATTAAACTTTAGCGACGATTTAGGACGTTGCGTTATCGTTGTTGGAATGCCGTACGCTAATATCAAAGCGATTGATTTGAAggaaaaaatgaattatttaaacgaaaaagaa GGAAATAACGCCGGGCAAAAATATTACGAAAGTTTGTGTATGAAAGCTGTTAATCAATGCATAGGGAGAGCTGTGAGACACAAAAATGATTATGCAACCGTTATTTTGGTCGATGAGCGTTATGATAGGAATTCTACAAAAGATTCGTTACCTAATTGGATTAAACGTTCCTTAATTTCGTGCGATTTTAAggattgttttgaaaaaattgaagag ttttttgaaaaaagggATTAa
- the LOC111423713 gene encoding GILT-like protein 1 isoform X2, with amino-acid sequence MLNIQCTVKLSFYKSKTVVRTTWLRIEVYFESLCPDSSNFIKYQLYPAWDLIKNHVDIRFIPFGKSKSYKNGLIFHCQHGQRECEGNKMMSCGLSRLIDQTDQVRFIECFMTAFKKVRWNKNEFGRQCFDQIGLSFENLANCYESEEGINLQLEAEILTNMIKPAFVPTVVYNGIFNQHLQDASQISFRMVVCKLLSQTRQIDC; translated from the exons ATGTTAAACATACAATGTACAgttaaactttctttttataaaagtaaaacagTCGTGAGAACAACATGG CTAAGAATTGAAGTATATTTCGAATCTTTGTGTCCTGATAGTTcgaattttatcaaatatcaACTTTACCCAGCAtgggatttaattaaaaatcacgTTGATATTCGATTTATTCCCTTTGGAAAAAGTAAA AGTTataaaaatggtttaatttttcattgtcAACACGGTCAAAGAGAATGTGAAGGTAACAAGATGATGTCGTGCGGTTTGAGTCGATTAATCGATCAAACTGACCAAGTAAGGTTTATTGAGTGTTTTATGACCGCATTTAAGAAGGTCAGATGGAACAAAAATGAATTTGGACGACAG TGTTTTGATCAAATTGGATtatcttttgaaaatttggctAATTGTTATGAATCCGAAGAAGGAATAAATTTGCAATTAGAAGCGGAGATATTAACAAATATGATTAAACCAGCTTTTGTACCTACTGTTGTTTATAATGGA ATATTTAATCAACATTTACAAGATGCGAGCCAAATCAGTTTCCGCATGGTCGTTTGTAAATTATTGAGTCAAACTCGTCAAATTGActgttaa
- the LOC111423713 gene encoding GILT-like protein 1 isoform X1, with the protein MGKIGLVLFLFLTLQESFLNGQERLRIEVYFESLCPDSSNFIKYQLYPAWDLIKNHVDIRFIPFGKSKSYKNGLIFHCQHGQRECEGNKMMSCGLSRLIDQTDQVRFIECFMTAFKKVRWNKNEFGRQCFDQIGLSFENLANCYESEEGINLQLEAEILTNMIKPAFVPTVVYNGIFNQHLQDASQISFRMVVCKLLSQTRQIDC; encoded by the exons ATGGGTAAGATTGGCctcgttttatttcttttcctaACGCTGCAAGAATCCTTTTTAAACGGACAAGAACGT CTAAGAATTGAAGTATATTTCGAATCTTTGTGTCCTGATAGTTcgaattttatcaaatatcaACTTTACCCAGCAtgggatttaattaaaaatcacgTTGATATTCGATTTATTCCCTTTGGAAAAAGTAAA AGTTataaaaatggtttaatttttcattgtcAACACGGTCAAAGAGAATGTGAAGGTAACAAGATGATGTCGTGCGGTTTGAGTCGATTAATCGATCAAACTGACCAAGTAAGGTTTATTGAGTGTTTTATGACCGCATTTAAGAAGGTCAGATGGAACAAAAATGAATTTGGACGACAG TGTTTTGATCAAATTGGATtatcttttgaaaatttggctAATTGTTATGAATCCGAAGAAGGAATAAATTTGCAATTAGAAGCGGAGATATTAACAAATATGATTAAACCAGCTTTTGTACCTACTGTTGTTTATAATGGA ATATTTAATCAACATTTACAAGATGCGAGCCAAATCAGTTTCCGCATGGTCGTTTGTAAATTATTGAGTCAAACTCGTCAAATTGActgttaa
- the LOC111423712 gene encoding protein maelstrom homolog: protein MVKKKAPKNAFYFFFTELKAKQKTPCSNEKAVELASPLWNQMSPEERKPYEEKAKITKKNLAKETCAGESVYSVLAEEKEKIQKKSKSRSDIETMLKLAYSDGTLAETNFYLIHINNFLYHDISRKYYPAEIALGKFNLQNGIIKNEVYHSVIYPGKFPIGYTLTARQKSEETHKLPIDFGSKNNVLEVVNNLLDFNKDHAVLFVTESELDTIEKILDNMFEECQLPNPFNIYPLDYLLFILKNIVHGAENNVWPILTLGTVALEKDLYGMCEDIACDYHQTLERQLFCSLSKVIRWAYTVCDNCSHHLGIKLIPGQHVPPNADIKTITGRLAESKLSSKSSQISSNSCLSGKTPIPTTVAAPKPNSLNYDINSDIASYHGFESSDGREQDEEEQWKQPKRAIRLKRNHQMQGNDDAFSACSGSQSQTQSQSQNEPLNLSDLSYRSTYLPGRHPESISMVGFRGRGRGKHIKRNE from the exons ATGGTAAAAAAGAAGGCCCCAAAAAACGCgttttactttttctttacGGAGTTAAAAGCAAAACAGAAAACACCATGTAGTAATGAAAAAGCTGTGGAGTTGGCTTCGCCTTTATGGAAT CAAATGTCCCCAGAGGAACGAAAACCTTACGAGGAAAAAgctaaaataactaaaaaaaatctagcaAAAGAAACTTGTGCTGGCGAATCTGTTTACAGTGTTTTAGCAGAAGAGAAAGAGAAAATCCAAAAAAAGTCTAAATCAAGATCAGACATTGAGACCATGCTTAAATTGGCTTATAGTGATGGAA CCCTTGctgaaactaatttttatctcatcCATATCAATAATTTCCTGTATCATGATATAAGTCGAAAGTATTACCCCGCCGAAATCGCGCTTGGAAAATTTAATCTGCAAAATGGAATTATAAAGAATGAAGTTTATCATAGTGTAATTTACCCGGGAAAATTCCCAATTGGTTACACCTTAACTGCAAGACAAAAATCTGAAGAAACCCACAAATTACCAATTGATTTTGgttcaaaaaataatgttcTAGAAGTTGTTAATAATCTTCtggattttaataaagatcACGCGGTTTTATTTGTTACAGAAAGCGAATTGGATACAATTGAAAAGATTTTAGACAACATGTTTGAAGAATGTCAACTACCCAAtccttttaatatttatccACTTGATTACCTATTgttcatcttaaaaaacattgttcaTGGCGCCGAAAATAACGTTTGGCCAATACTAACTTTAGGCACTGTGGCATTAGAAAAAGACCTCTATGGAATGTGTGAAGATATCGCTTGTGATTATCACCAAACCTTGGAGCGACAACTATTTTGCAGCTTATCAAAAGTAATACGTTGGGCGTACACCGTTTGCGATAATTGCAGTCATCATTtaggaattaaattaattcctGGGCAACATGTTCCACCCAACGCTGATATTAAAACCATCACTGGCCGTCTTGCAGAATcaaaattatcttcaaaatcATCCCAAATTTCAAGCAATTCATGTCTCAGTGGAAAAACGCCAATTCCCACAACTGTTGCTGCTCCAAAACCAAATTCACTTAATTATGATATTAATAGTGACATTGCGAGTTATCATGGTTTTGAGAGTAGTGATGGAAGAGAACAAGATGAGGAGGAACAATGGAAGCAACCAAAACGGGCtataagattaaaaagaaatcatcAAATGCAAGGAAATGATGATGCATTTAGCGCATGTAGTGGTTCACAAAGCCAAACGCAAAGTCAATCGCAAAATGAACCTCTAAATTTGTCAGATTTGTCTTACAGGTCAACTTATTTACCTGGTAGACATCCAGAAAGTATTT CTATGGTTGGATTTCGTGGGAGAGGACGTGGAAAACATATTAAACGCAATGAATAA
- the LOC111423733 gene encoding deoxyribonuclease-2-alpha, producing the protein MKNRIIFHVLNSRLKFQNLILILLGKFHESEAIQCVDHDNQPIDWFFLYKIPHIKKNKENKLINGGVAYVYITSTSTNTWKLSNYPITSFRSIVGQTLQPLYDGNITNTLYILYNDQPPGTNPNSNRGHTKGVVLGNKEGGLWLIHSVPRFPPPNPIYSYPQTGTIYGQSFLCISLNSKGLNEIGTQLLYNEPHIYAKNIPSDYLMTYPLLNDVINNVPIANPPWYNLKNITSIDGTVFTSFAKTRNFGKELYEDWVAPTLLSNLWVESWLLGPGKINSTCTRTFSVFNIKSINITSANVVFDSALDHSKWAITSNDQYNWICVGDINRENSQSKRGGGTVCLLNKLIATSYKSTVNSTQPC; encoded by the exons ATGAAGAATAGAATCATATTTCACGTTTTAAACTCAAGGTTAAAGTTCCAAAACCTCA TATTAATTCTTCttggaaaatttcatgaaagtGAAGCAATCCAATGTGTTGATCATGATAATCAACCAATTGATTg gTTCTTTCTATACAAAATCCCTCACATcaaaaagaacaaagaaaataaattaattaacggAGGAGTTGCTTATGTATATATAACATCAACTTCAACAAACACTTGGAAATTATCTAATTACCCAATTACTTCATTTCGATCAATAGTAGGACAAACTTTACAACCCTTATACGATggaaat aTAACAAACACAttatacattttatacaaCGATCAACCACCAGGAACTAACCCAAATTCAAATCGTGGACACACAAAAGGGGTTGTGTTAGGTAATAAAGAAGGTGGATTATGGTTGATTCATTCAGTACCAAGATTTCCACCTCCAAATCCGATTTATTCTTACCCTCAAACTGGAACAATATACggacaaagttttttatgtatatcCCTAAATTCGAAAGGTCTAAATGAAATAGGCActcaattattatataatgaGCCTCACATCTATGCTAAAAATATCCCTTCAGattatttaatgacttatCCTCTTTTAAAtgatgtaattaataatgtgCCTATTGCAAATCCACCTTGGTataatttaaagaatataacATCAATTGATGGAACAGTTTTTACATCATTTGCAAAAACCAGGAATTTTGGGAAAGAACTTTATGAGGACTGGGTAGCACCCACATTGTTGAGTAATTTATGGGTGGAATCTTGGTTATTAGGACCaggaaaaattaattcaaccTGTACAAGAACTTTTag tgtctttaatataaaatcgattaatattaCTAGTGCAAATGTAGTCTTTGATTCAGCTTTAGATCATTCGAAATGGGCCATAACTAGTAATGATCAATACAATTGGATTTGTGTCGGAGATATTAACAGGGAAAATTCTCAATCTAAAAGAGGAGGAGGAACAGTatgtttattaaacaaattaatcgCAACTTCTTATAAATCAACAGTAAATTCAACGCAACCatgttga
- the LOC111423694 gene encoding protein YIPF6: protein MNDTKLEMFEDVGGYVEGEMTIPGMQKGAKPGEPAFNTLDEPIKDTILRDLKAVGVKFAYVLFPKEKKTLLKEWDLWGPLVLCTFMAMILQGSNTADDTNDGGPEFAEVFVIVWIGSMIVTLNSKLLGGNISFFQSVCVLGYCLLPTTISLIVCRVILLVEQTNLLFFIRFAVSMGGFAWATYASMIFLGDSQKPGRKGLAVYPMCLFYFIISWLVISHTSS from the exons ATGAATGATACAAAGCTGGAG atgtTTGAGGATGTTGGGGGTTATGTTGAAGGTGAAATGACGATTCCTGGGATGCAAAAAGGGGCCAAACCTGGCGAACCCGCATTTAATACTTTAGATGAACCAATTAAGGACACAATA ctaAGAGATTTAAAAGCTGTTGGTGTTAAATTTGCTTATGTTTTATTTCctaaagagaagaaaacacTTCTTAAAGAAT GGGATTTATGGGGACCTTTAGTTTTATGTACTTTTATGgcaat GATTTTACAAGGATCAAATACAGCAGATGACACAAACGATGGTGGTCCAGAATTTGCTGAAGTTTTTGTAATCGTATGGATAGGTTCTATGATAGTCacattaaattctaaattattAGGTGGAAATAT ttcattttttCAAAGTGTGTGTGTTTTGGGTTATTGCCTCCTTCCAACAACAATTTCATTAATCGTTTGTCGCGTAATTTTATTAGTGGAACAaacgaatttgttgttttttattagattTGCAGTTTCAATGGGAGGATTTGCTTGGGCTACTTATG cttCAATGATTTTTCTTGGAGATAGTCAAAAACCTGGCAGAAAGGGTCTTGCTGTGTATCCAATGtgcttattttattttattatatcgtgGTTGGTGATATCTCATACGagttcttaa